In one Rutidosis leptorrhynchoides isolate AG116_Rl617_1_P2 chromosome 8, CSIRO_AGI_Rlap_v1, whole genome shotgun sequence genomic region, the following are encoded:
- the LOC139862560 gene encoding proteasome subunit beta type-2-A-like, which translates to MECVFGMVGKDFALVVADTSAVNSILVHKSNEDKIMLLDSHKLMGASGEAGDRAQFTEYVQKNVSLYQFRNGIPLTTKAAANFMRGELATALRKNPYQVNIVLAGYDKETGPSLYFIDYIATLHKVDKAAFGYGSYFALSMMDRHYHPDMTVDEAIKLADQCINEIRSRLVVAPQNFVIKIVDQDGAREHSWRRTTKD; encoded by the exons ATGGAATGTGTATTTGGGATGGTTGGTAAAGACTTTGCATTAGTTGTAGCTGATACGTCAGCAGTTAACAGTATTTTAGTTCACAAATCGAATGAAGACAAAATCATGCTTCTCGATTCTCATAAACTTATGGGCGCTAGTGGTGAAGCTGGTGATCG AGCTCAATTCACGGAGTATGTACAGAAAAATGTATCTCTGTATCAATTTCGAAATGGGATCCCGCTGACTACCAAGGCTGCTGCAAATTTCATGCGTGGTGAGCTCGCCACAGCCTTAAGAAAG AACCCATATCAGGTGAACATTGTGCTAGCTGGCTATGACAAAGAAACTGGCCCATCACTATACTTCATCGATTACATTGCGACCCTGCACAAGGTCGACAAGGCAGCCTTTGGTTACGGTTCATACTTTGCTCTGTCCATGATGGACCGTCACTACCACCCAGACATGACTGTTGATGAAGCCATTAAACTTGCTGACCAGTGCATCAATGAAATCCGGTCCAGGTTGGTTGTGGCTCCTCAGAATTTTGTTATTAAGATTGTGGATCAAGATGGTGCGCGTGAACACTCATGGCGCAGGACCACAAAGGACTAG